CTCGGCCGGATTCTGGTGGAAGCGCTCCGCAATGACTCGGTAGGCGGGATCTAGCTTCAACGCCATATCGGCAGTCGTCATCATCAAACCCACGCGTTTTGCATCATCTTCAGCATCCGGCGCTTTGTCTTTATCAGCCAAGCCTACCGCGGCCCACTGCTGAGCACCCGCTGGACTCTTAACAAGCTCCCATTCATAGCCAAAGAGCACGTCAAAATAACCGTTATCCCACTGCGTTGGGTTGGCAGTCCAAGCCCCCTCAATACCACTGGTGATGGTGTCCGAGCCTTTACCGCTGGCATAGCTATTGCGCCAGCCAAAACCCATTTCTTCCATGGCTGCGCCCTCGGGCTCAGGACCTAGGTTAGAATCCGGTGCGGCACCGTGGGCCTTACCAAAGGTGTGACCACCTGCTACCAACGCTACGGTGTCGTAATCATTCATCCCCATGCGGGCGAAGGTATCGCGTACATCATGGGCTGATGCCAGTGGATCTGGATTGCCATCTGGGCCCTCTGGGTTCACGTAAATTAGCCCCATCTGCACAGCCGCTAAGGGTGCTTCGAGCTCTCGCTCGCCCTGGTAACGATTGTTACCCAACCACTCGGCTTCCTTACCCCAATACACATCTTCTTCTGGCTCATAGATATCAGCACGACCACCGCCGAAACCAAAGGTTGGTAGCCCCATGGACTCAATGGCCACGTTACCCGCAAGGATGAACAGGTCAGCCCACGAAAGCTTGGCACCATACTTCTTCTTTACTGGCCACAGGAGGCGGCGAGCTTTATCGAGGTTGCCGTTGTCGGGCCAACTGTTGAGTGGCGCGAAACGTTGGTTACCGGTGTTTGCACCACCGCGGCCATCGGCGCTGCGATAGGTACCCGCTGCATGCCACGCCATACGGATCATGAAGGGACCATAGTGACCGTAATCGGCTGGCCACCAATCCTGAGAGTCCGTCATCAGTGCAGTTAAATCTGCCTTCACTTCACTCAGTTCCAACGAGCTAAATGCTTTGGCGTAATCAAACTGTTCGCCCATAGGGTTGGAGGTGCGATTGTGCTGGTGCAAAATCTTTAGGTTTAACTGGTTGGGCCACCAATCTTGGTTCTTGGTTGCGCTACCCCCGGCACGAGTATTCCCACCGTGCATAAATGGGCACTTAGCTGCGGTATCTTTCTCATTGGACATATCATTCTCCTGGGCAGTTAACTCTGCGATTTAATTCATTGCGATAAGTGTAGTAGCCAACTCAAATAAGTTTAAATCAATTAAAATCATAGAATTGATAGTTAAATACTATTCAATGAGATCGCAGGCGAAAGCGCGGTGTCTTCATCGGGAGAGTGATTAAATCTTGCGTTAATAACCTATTTGAGTCGCTATCCCTTTCACGTTATGGTCTTAGTCTTTGTGCGTTTTTATAAGGGAATTGGCTATGAAAAACCTCTTTGTAGGCCTGATGACAGCCGTCATGGTTACGGCTTGCTCACCAGCGGAACAGCAGAGCAGTGATACCAGTAATCAAGCGGGCACGGATTTCTCGCTGGATTACGAGTACTACCAGCTTGATAACGGCTTGAACGTCATTTTGCACCGCGATGACTCGGATCCTATTGTGGCCGCTGCGACCATTATTCATGTAGGTTCATCACGTGAAGAAACGGGTAGAACGGGCTTCGCGCATCTGTTTGAGCACATGGCATTTAATGATTCCGAAAACGTGCCGCGCGGTGCTAACCGCCAGATGATTGAAGAGCTAGGTGGCTCCCGTAATGGTGGCACCTGGAGTGATGGCACCATTTACTACGAAGTTGTCCCCAAGGACGCCATTGAAAAGCTAATGTGGATTGATTCCGATCGCTTTGGCTACATGATCAACACCGTTACCGAATCGGCGCTAGAGCGCGAGAAACAGGTAGTTAAAAACGAGAAGCGCCAGCGTGTTGACAACCAACCCTATGGCCACACCGGCGCCATTATTCGCCGTGCACTCTACCCCGCAGGCCACCCCTATTCTTGGACGGTCATTGGTGAACTTGAAGACTTACAGGCGGCGACCTTAGCCGATGTTCGCGAGTTCTACGATCGCTACTATGGCCCATCTAATGCCACCTTGGTGATTGCGGGTGATATTGATATTGAGGAAACCAAAGCGCTGGTCGAAACCTGGTTTGGTGAAATTCCGGCCGGTCAGGATATCAGTGACTTAGCCCCAATGCCGGTAAGCTTAGATGAATCTAAGCGCCTGTCGCACCTTGATAATTTCGCCCGGCTACCTGAGCTGCGTATCACCATCCCAACGGTGGAGGAATATCACCCGGACAGCTATGCACTGGAAGCCTTGGCTCAGTTGTTAGCCGATGGTAAGCGCGCCCCACTCTATCGCCATGTAGTGGAAGAAGACGGCTTAGCGCCGGGTGTCCGAGCCAGTCAAAATAGCAGTGAGCTAGCTGGTGAGTTCTCGATAGCGGTTCGTGGTAACGCCGGCGTTGCCCTAGATGATGTTAGCGCCTCCATTGATCGCGCCCTGGCGGACTTCGAACAAAACGGTTTTGATGACCGCGATCTTGAGCGTATTAAAGCGGGCTTAGAAACCTCATTCTACCAAGGTGTTTCATCGGTATTAAACAAAGCCTTCCAGTTGGCAACCTATGCGGAATACGCCGGTGACCCGGGTTACTTCCAGACAGACATCCAGCGTATTCAAGCGGTCACGCGTGAGGATGTGCTGCGCGTTTATAACACCTATGTGAAAGACGCCAATGCCATTTACACCAGCGTGGTGCCGAAGGCAGCGCCGGAACTAGTACTTGCTGGTTCAGTAGATGCCGGTATTGTCGAAGAAGCCATTGTGGCCGGCGCGGAGCCGACCTTCGATGACAGCGAAGCGGACTACGAACGAACCGTTACCGTGCATGACCGCAGCGAACCACCGCTGGGCCCAATGCCGGAGATTAAAACCCCGGTAGTGAGTGATAACCTTGCCGAGAATGGTGTGCGTTTACTCAACATTGAGTCCAATGAGCTACCACTGTTCAACTTCGAGCTCTACATCCCCGGCGGTGTCTGGCTAGAGGATGATAGCGACTATGGTGTCAACGCCCTCACCGCAAGTTTGATGAACGAAGGTACCGCCATGCGGACCCCGGCAGAACTGGAAGACGATATCGGTCTGCTAGGTTCGTCGCTAAGTATCAATTCGTCCATGGACGGCATCATCCTTCGCGGCAGCGGCTTAGCCCGCAACTTCGAAGACACCTTGGCGATTGCGTCTGAAATGCTGCAATCACCGCGCTTTGAGCAAGCGGACTTTGACCGCCTAAAGCAGCAAACGCTAACGCGCATTCAAGCCAGTGAAAC
The uncultured Umboniibacter sp. DNA segment above includes these coding regions:
- a CDS encoding pitrilysin family protein → MKNLFVGLMTAVMVTACSPAEQQSSDTSNQAGTDFSLDYEYYQLDNGLNVILHRDDSDPIVAAATIIHVGSSREETGRTGFAHLFEHMAFNDSENVPRGANRQMIEELGGSRNGGTWSDGTIYYEVVPKDAIEKLMWIDSDRFGYMINTVTESALEREKQVVKNEKRQRVDNQPYGHTGAIIRRALYPAGHPYSWTVIGELEDLQAATLADVREFYDRYYGPSNATLVIAGDIDIEETKALVETWFGEIPAGQDISDLAPMPVSLDESKRLSHLDNFARLPELRITIPTVEEYHPDSYALEALAQLLADGKRAPLYRHVVEEDGLAPGVRASQNSSELAGEFSIAVRGNAGVALDDVSASIDRALADFEQNGFDDRDLERIKAGLETSFYQGVSSVLNKAFQLATYAEYAGDPGYFQTDIQRIQAVTREDVLRVYNTYVKDANAIYTSVVPKAAPELVLAGSVDAGIVEEAIVAGAEPTFDDSEADYERTVTVHDRSEPPLGPMPEIKTPVVSDNLAENGVRLLNIESNELPLFNFELYIPGGVWLEDDSDYGVNALTASLMNEGTAMRTPAELEDDIGLLGSSLSINSSMDGIILRGSGLARNFEDTLAIASEMLQSPRFEQADFDRLKQQTLTRIQASETSPMSIASRAAFATLYPADFRAATPTVGTSETVGNLELADVQAFYQQAIRPNNAAFSVAGALDSERVQRAFNSQFGSWTAAADTSDQSNGQSEAPVAAATELPNWVFVDLPDAKQSVLFMAAQGPSSYSSDEYDLDVAINRLGGGSSAQLFQTLRIQLGYTYGAYATVYGGRYNGPALAYSSVRANVTSEAMEVFQGLIEGYDAQFSEADLATTQNILIKSQTRAYESLGQKTGMLSEMARYNRTSDYVSARQNRVANMSTDRVSELLNQYLPQDKLLYVIVGDKATQYDTLVEQLGEPRELDRWGQPVE
- the katG gene encoding catalase/peroxidase HPI — protein: MSNEKDTAAKCPFMHGGNTRAGGSATKNQDWWPNQLNLKILHQHNRTSNPMGEQFDYAKAFSSLELSEVKADLTALMTDSQDWWPADYGHYGPFMIRMAWHAAGTYRSADGRGGANTGNQRFAPLNSWPDNGNLDKARRLLWPVKKKYGAKLSWADLFILAGNVAIESMGLPTFGFGGGRADIYEPEEDVYWGKEAEWLGNNRYQGERELEAPLAAVQMGLIYVNPEGPDGNPDPLASAHDVRDTFARMGMNDYDTVALVAGGHTFGKAHGAAPDSNLGPEPEGAAMEEMGFGWRNSYASGKGSDTITSGIEGAWTANPTQWDNGYFDVLFGYEWELVKSPAGAQQWAAVGLADKDKAPDAEDDAKRVGLMMTTADMALKLDPAYRVIAERFHQNPAEFADAFARAWFKLTHRDMGPKVRYLGDEVPAEDLLWQDPLPKSKGETLTSAQVAELKAAILATGLSVSELVYTAWSSASTYRGSDYRGGANGARIRLAPQKDWAVNQPEQLAKVLAALADVQAASSTSVSMADLIVLGGVVAIEKAAGAAGVEVSVPFSSGRVDASQEQTDIEQFALLEPAADGFRNYRQQSFSVATEELLLDRAQLLGLSAPEMTVLVGGLRVLGANFEHSDLGVLTKQVGVLSNDFFINITDMDVEWSPTSRDAETFSGTDRATGQQQWSASRADLVFGSNSQLRALAEVYAADDAKTKFVADFVSAWTKVMNADRFDLQS